One part of the Microtus ochrogaster isolate Prairie Vole_2 chromosome 16, MicOch1.0, whole genome shotgun sequence genome encodes these proteins:
- the Ubqln1 gene encoding ubiquilin-1 isoform X2, which translates to MAESAESGGPPGAQDSAADGGPAEPKIMKVTVKTPKEKEEFAVPENSSVQQFKEEISKRFKSHTDQLVLIFAGKILKDQDTLSQHGIHDGLTVHLVIKTQNRPQDPSAQQTNTTGSNATNSSSPNNNPTSGPAANNPFGLGGLGGLAGLSSLGLNTTNFSELQSQMQRQLLSNPEMMVQIMENPFVQSMLSNPDLMRQLIMANPQMQQLIQRNPEISHMLNNPDIMRQTLELARNPAMMQEMMRNQDRALSNLESIPGGYNALRRMYTDIQEPMLNAAQEQFGGNPFASLVSSNSSGEGSQPSRTENRDPLPNPWAPQTSQSSPASGSTTSAVSGSGGGATSTPTGQSTTGPGLVPGAGASMFNTPGMQSLLQQITENPQLMQNMLSAPYMRSMMQSLSQNPDLAAQMQNPDTLSAMSNPRAMQALLQIQQGLQTLATEAPGLIPGFAPSLGAAGNSGGSSGNNAPNSAPNENTSPTGGATEPGHQQFIQQMLQALAGVNPQLQSPEIRFQQQLEQLSAMGFLNREANLQALIATGGDINAAIERLLGSQPS; encoded by the exons TTCAAAGAAGAAATCTCTAAACGTTTCAAATCTCATACTGACCAACTTGTGTTGATATTTgctggaaaaattttaaaagatcaagATACTTTGAGCCAGCATGGAATTCATGATGGACTTACTGTTCACCTTGTCATCAAAACACAGAACAG GCCGCAAGATCCTTCAGCTCAGCAAACAAACACCACTGGAAGCAATGCTACCAACTCATCATCTCCTAACAATAACCCTACATCTGGTCCTGCTGCTAACAACCCTTTTGGCTTAG GTGGACTTGGAGGACTTGCAGGTCTGAGTAGCTTGGGTTTAAATACCACCAACTTCTCTGAACTACAGAGCCAAATGCAACGCCAGCTTTTGTCCAACCCCGAAATGATGGTCCAGATCATGGAAAATCCCTTCGTCCAGAGCATGCTGTCAAACCCTGACCTGATGCGGCAGTTGATTATGGCCAATCCACAGATGCAGCAGTTGATACAGAGAAATCCAGAGATTAGTCATATGCTTAATAATCCTGATATAATGAGACAA ACGTTGGAACTTGCTAGAAATCCAGCAATGATGCAGGAAATGATGAGAAACCAGGACCGAGCCTTGAGCAACCTAGAAAGTATTCCTGGGGGCTATAATGCTTTACGACGCATGTATACAGATATTCAGGAGCCTATGCTGAATGCCGCGCAAGAGCAG tttggtGGTAATCCATTTGCTTCCTTAGTGAGCAGTAATTCCTCAGGTGAAGGGAGTCAGCCTTCTCGAACCGAAAATAGGGATCCTCTACCCAATCCATGGGCTCCACAGACTTCCCAGAGTTCACCAGCTTCTGGTAGCACCACTAGTGCTGTGAGTGGCTCTGGTGGGGGTGCCACCAGTACCCCTACTGGGCAGAGCACCACAGGGCCAGGCTTGGTGCCTGGAGCAGGAG ctaGTATGTTCAACACACCAGGAATGCAAAGCTTGTTGCAGCAAATAACTGAAAACCCACAGCTTATGCAGAACATGCTGTCTGCCCCATACATGAGAAGCATGATGCAGTCACTAAGCCAGAACCCTGACCTTGCTGCACAG aTGCAGAATCCTGACACACTGTCAGCGATGTCAAACCCAAGAGCCATGCAGGCATTGTTGCAGATCCAGCAGGGCTTGCAGACATTGGCAACAGAAGCCCCCGGCCTCATCCCAGG GTTTGCTCCTAGCTTGGGGGCAGCAGGCAATTCTGGAGGCTCATCAGGAAACAACGCACCTAACTCTGCACCTAATGAAAACACGAGCCCCACAGGGGGCGCCACCGAGCCAGGCCACCAGCAGTTCATCCAGCAAATGCTGCAAGCTCTTGCTGGGGTGAATCCTCAG CTGCAGAGTCCAGAAATCAGATTCCAGCAACAACTGGAACAGCTCAGTGCCATGGGATTTTTGAACCGTGAAGCAAACTTGCAAGCACTGATAGCAACAGGGGGCGATATCAATGCAGCCATTGAAAGGTTACTGGGCTCCCAGCCATCATAG
- the Ubqln1 gene encoding ubiquilin-1 isoform X1, with translation MAESAESGGPPGAQDSAADGGPAEPKIMKVTVKTPKEKEEFAVPENSSVQQFKEEISKRFKSHTDQLVLIFAGKILKDQDTLSQHGIHDGLTVHLVIKTQNRPQDPSAQQTNTTGSNATNSSSPNNNPTSGPAANNPFGLGGLGGLAGLSSLGLNTTNFSELQSQMQRQLLSNPEMMVQIMENPFVQSMLSNPDLMRQLIMANPQMQQLIQRNPEISHMLNNPDIMRQTLELARNPAMMQEMMRNQDRALSNLESIPGGYNALRRMYTDIQEPMLNAAQEQFGGNPFASLVSSNSSGEGSQPSRTENRDPLPNPWAPQTSQSSPASGSTTSAVSGSGGGATSTPTGQSTTGPGLVPGAGASMFNTPGMQSLLQQITENPQLMQNMLSAPYMRSMMQSLSQNPDLAAQMMLNNPLFAGNPQLQEQMRQQLPTFLQQMQNPDTLSAMSNPRAMQALLQIQQGLQTLATEAPGLIPGFAPSLGAAGNSGGSSGNNAPNSAPNENTSPTGGATEPGHQQFIQQMLQALAGVNPQLQSPEIRFQQQLEQLSAMGFLNREANLQALIATGGDINAAIERLLGSQPS, from the exons TTCAAAGAAGAAATCTCTAAACGTTTCAAATCTCATACTGACCAACTTGTGTTGATATTTgctggaaaaattttaaaagatcaagATACTTTGAGCCAGCATGGAATTCATGATGGACTTACTGTTCACCTTGTCATCAAAACACAGAACAG GCCGCAAGATCCTTCAGCTCAGCAAACAAACACCACTGGAAGCAATGCTACCAACTCATCATCTCCTAACAATAACCCTACATCTGGTCCTGCTGCTAACAACCCTTTTGGCTTAG GTGGACTTGGAGGACTTGCAGGTCTGAGTAGCTTGGGTTTAAATACCACCAACTTCTCTGAACTACAGAGCCAAATGCAACGCCAGCTTTTGTCCAACCCCGAAATGATGGTCCAGATCATGGAAAATCCCTTCGTCCAGAGCATGCTGTCAAACCCTGACCTGATGCGGCAGTTGATTATGGCCAATCCACAGATGCAGCAGTTGATACAGAGAAATCCAGAGATTAGTCATATGCTTAATAATCCTGATATAATGAGACAA ACGTTGGAACTTGCTAGAAATCCAGCAATGATGCAGGAAATGATGAGAAACCAGGACCGAGCCTTGAGCAACCTAGAAAGTATTCCTGGGGGCTATAATGCTTTACGACGCATGTATACAGATATTCAGGAGCCTATGCTGAATGCCGCGCAAGAGCAG tttggtGGTAATCCATTTGCTTCCTTAGTGAGCAGTAATTCCTCAGGTGAAGGGAGTCAGCCTTCTCGAACCGAAAATAGGGATCCTCTACCCAATCCATGGGCTCCACAGACTTCCCAGAGTTCACCAGCTTCTGGTAGCACCACTAGTGCTGTGAGTGGCTCTGGTGGGGGTGCCACCAGTACCCCTACTGGGCAGAGCACCACAGGGCCAGGCTTGGTGCCTGGAGCAGGAG ctaGTATGTTCAACACACCAGGAATGCAAAGCTTGTTGCAGCAAATAACTGAAAACCCACAGCTTATGCAGAACATGCTGTCTGCCCCATACATGAGAAGCATGATGCAGTCACTAAGCCAGAACCCTGACCTTGCTGCACAG ATGATGCTGAATAATCCCCTATTTGCTGGAAATCCTCAGCTTCAAGAACAAATGAGACAACAGCTCCCAACTTTCCTCCAACAA aTGCAGAATCCTGACACACTGTCAGCGATGTCAAACCCAAGAGCCATGCAGGCATTGTTGCAGATCCAGCAGGGCTTGCAGACATTGGCAACAGAAGCCCCCGGCCTCATCCCAGG GTTTGCTCCTAGCTTGGGGGCAGCAGGCAATTCTGGAGGCTCATCAGGAAACAACGCACCTAACTCTGCACCTAATGAAAACACGAGCCCCACAGGGGGCGCCACCGAGCCAGGCCACCAGCAGTTCATCCAGCAAATGCTGCAAGCTCTTGCTGGGGTGAATCCTCAG CTGCAGAGTCCAGAAATCAGATTCCAGCAACAACTGGAACAGCTCAGTGCCATGGGATTTTTGAACCGTGAAGCAAACTTGCAAGCACTGATAGCAACAGGGGGCGATATCAATGCAGCCATTGAAAGGTTACTGGGCTCCCAGCCATCATAG
- the Idnk gene encoding probable gluconokinase isoform X3: MTYGLMPLHGNPGFFLIMLGWKFYDADDYHSEENRMKMGRGVPLSDQDRIPWLCSLHDILVRDVALGQHVILACSALKRKYRDILIQGRRDGPLKSDGSAEERLAGQQLLVVYLSGSFEIISRRLSQRKGHFMPPELLQSQFSILEPPSAPEHFIQVSVDQSLSEIADAVLEALPMK; the protein is encoded by the exons GGTTTCTTCTTGATAATG cTGGGATGGAAATTCTATGATGCTGATGATTACCACTCTGAAGAGAATCGGATGAAGATGGGGAGAGGGGTACCGCTGAGCGACCAG GACAGGATTCCATGGCTTTGCAGCTTGCACGACATATTAGTAAG AGATGTGGCCTTGGGACAGCATGTCATTCTAGCCTGTTCAGCCCTGAAGAGAAAGTACAGAGACATCTTGATacagggaagaagggatgggCCCCTGAAAAGCGACGGGTCCGCAGAGGAAAGGCTGGCCGGCCAACAGCTCTTGGTGGTCTATCTCAGCGGCTCGTTTGAGATCATTTCCAGACGCCTGTCCCAACGAAAAGGACATTTTATGCCGCCCGAGTTACTGCAGTCCCAGTTCAGCATTCTGGAGCCTCCATCAGCTCCTGAACACTTCATCCAGGTCAGCGTGGACCAAAGTCTCTCGGAGATCGCCGATGCCGTTCTGGAAGCTCTGCCAATGAAGTAA